In Coregonus clupeaformis isolate EN_2021a unplaced genomic scaffold, ASM2061545v1 scaf1213, whole genome shotgun sequence, a single window of DNA contains:
- the LOC121565882 gene encoding 2-hydroxyacyl-CoA lyase 1-like — protein MANANMNCWPVIVIGGSSDQNQETTGAFQEFPQVEACRLYSKFSARSSSLDMISSVVEKAARTSMYGRPGAVYVDISGDMVNAKLDRSRAREVPCSPPPPVSMADHMAITEALAVLKGAKRPLLIIGKGAAH, from the exons ATGGCCAACGCTAACATGAACTGCTG gcctGTGATTGTTATTGGAGGCTCCTCTGATCAAAACCAAGAGACCACTGGGGCGTTTCAAGAGTTTCCACAG GTGGAGGCATGCAGATTGTACAGTAAGTTCTCTGCTAGGTCTAGCAGTCTGGATATGATCTCCTCAGTGGTAGAGAAG gcagcacGCACTAGCATGTATGGACGTCCAGGTGCTGTATACGTAGACATATCTGGGGACATGGTCAATGCTAAATTGGACAGGAGCAGAGCCAG AGAGGTGCCCTGTAGTCCACCTCCTCCTGTGAGTATGGCTGACCATATGGCGATCACAGAAGCACTGGCGGTCCTGAAAGGAGCCAAACGGCCTTTACTCATCATTGGCAAAG GTGCAGCCCATTGA